The Glaciimonas sp. PCH181 nucleotide sequence AAAAACCATCGGTATAGACCAAACCTTGCGCATCCTTCAAGCCCAGCGCATGCACGTCGGACAAAAATACGAGCAATGCAGCCAGACGTTGGTCCTTGGTGCCTACACCAAAAGAACGCGCCTGTTTAATCGAATTGACAGTGTCCTGACCGCCATTCGCCAAACCGATTACTTGCGCTTTGGAGCTTTGGGCTTGCAATAAAAATGACGACAAATCGCTGGCGTTCAGCGGATGACGGATTGAGCCGACCACAGTGCCGCCAGAACGTTTGACGACATCGCTGGCATCTTTTTCCAATGATTGTCCGAAGGCATAATCGACGGTGACGAAATACCAGGATTTCTGGCCCATTTTGGTCAGCGCGGCAGCGGCCCCGGCAGCTTGCGAGTAGGTATCAAACATCCAGTGAAAACCGTTCGGCGAACATTCGGCGTTGGTCAACACCGTCGTAGCAGGGCCGCTATATAACGCAATCCCGCCCTTTTCGCGCGTTAATCGCTGCACGGCAAGTGCGACGGATGAATTAGTCAGATCGGCGATGGCGTCGACCTTGTCGCGGTCTATCCATTCACGTGCTTTAGAGGCACCGATATCGGCCTTATTCTGATGATCGGCACTCAATAATTCGATTTTCATGCCCTTGCATTCGGCCTTCATGCAATCTTCGATCGCCATCTTGGCAGCGACCACCGATCCGGGGCCGCCCATGCCCGAATACGGCCCCGACATATCGGTCAATATACCGACTTTAAAGACATCCGGCGCTTGCGCGTGAACCATACCGGCACTGGCTAATAAGGCCAATGCAAAGCAACGTGCAAGACTTTTGAAACGCCTGTTTGGCGAATTGACCATCGTTGTCTCCTGATTTTTATTAATATAGTGTGGCACTATTCTGCATGTGCATTATTATTGGGACAATAGACAATAATCCACAATAGCTTTGCGTTTGTGCACAACGCGATACCAAGGGACAACACTACAATGCCGATGATGGATTGGGACAACCTACGCATATTTCTTGAGCTGACACGCAGTCAGGGCTTGGTCGATGCCGCAAAAAAATTGGGGATAGATCATTCGACCGTTTCACGTCGGATGCGACGCTTTGAAGAGCAAGTTGGCAGTCAGTTGTTCGAACGCAATAATCAGGGCTATAGCCTGACAGCCGAGGGGCATCGTCTAATTGAATACGCCGAACGCGTAGAAAGCACGGTCTACGCTGCTGCAGAAGAATTGAGTGGCCACAATAGATTGTTATCGGGACAAGTCCGATTGGGCGCGACTGAAGGTTTTGGGACGTTTGTGCTGGCACCGCATTTGGCACACTTTTGCGCCCGTCATCCACATATCAGTGTCGATTTGCTGCCGGTGCCTCGTTTTGTCAATTTATCAAAACGAGAAGCCGATATCAGCGTTTCTATCGAACGCCCGCAAAGCGGCAATTACGTGATGACCAAACTCACCGATTACCGGCTCAAGCTCTACGCCACGCCCGCCTATCTGGAGGCGCATACTGCGATACGCACCGTCGAGGATCTCGCTAGCCATCCTTTTATCGGCTACATCGATGATCTGCTCTTCACCGAAGAATTACGCTATAAAGAAAATGTCGCACCGTCGGCATTTCGGGCTTTTCGCAGTACCAGCGTCATCGCGCAATATACGGCGGCCTGCCAGGGTCAGGGGCTGGCTATTCTGCCCTGCTTTCTGGCGCAGCAAAGTGCCGATCTGGTGCCGGTATTGGATGGACAATGCAATATTCAGCGCAGTTTCTGGCTAATATCTGCCGCAGAAACCCGCAACGTGGCGCGAGTGGCTGCGCTCTGGCGCTATCTACGCGACGTAATAGAGCCGAATCGCGCCTTCTTGATGGGCGAATCACGTGACATGGTGTGGCTGCCTTAATCCAAACCGCAGCCATATCGCGCCATGGATCTGTCGATTCAGGACCTGCATACGTTATAATCGCGACTTCCCGGTAATGCCCAATTGCAGCCATCGCTGCCGCAGCCACGCGCATTTTCCCGTTTTTTTGAATACTATCAAGGCAAGCGGCCGCTGTCGCTTGAACCACGCATCATGCAAGAACCCATTTCCGAGCAGCCGATCCCCGCCGTTATCGATCAGCCTGACGAGCAGCTCAACGACTCCGTCGAGACTATTGCGAATAACGTTTCGCTAGAGCAAATCGCCAGCGAAGTCAGCCGTCGCCGTACTTTCGGGATTATTTCCCATCCTGATGCTGGTAAAACCACCCTCACTGAAAAACTGCTGCTGTTCTCAGGCGCGATTCAGTTAGCCGGGACCGTCAAGGGTCGCAAAAGTGGCCGCCACGCAACGTCGGACTGGATGGAAATCGAAAAGCAGCGCGGTATTTCTGTCGCCAGTTCGGTCATGCAGTTTGAGTACCGCGATCACGTCGTCAACCTGCTCGATACCCCCGGCCATCAGGACTTCTCGGAAGATACTTATCGCGTGTTAACCGCTGTTGACTCGGCGTTAATGGTGATCGATGCGGCAAAAGGTGTCGAAACCCAAACTATCAAGCTGCTCAACGTTTGCCGCATGCGCAATACGCCGATCATCACGCTGATGAACAAAATGGATCGCGAAACCCGTGATCCGCTGGAACTGCTGGATGAGCTGGAAACAGTGTTAAAAATCCAGTGCGCGCCAGTAACATGGCCAATCGGCATGGGGAAATCGTTCCGCGGTGTATATCATTTACTGCGCGATGAAATTCTGCTGTTTGCACCCGGCAGCGAAAAAGCCGACCAGACATTTGAAGTTATCAAAGGCATCGACAATCCACGTCTGGATGAGATGTTCCCGCGTGAAATCGAACAATTGCGAATGGAAGTCGAGCTGGTACACGGCGCATCTCATCCTTTCGATAAAGAAGCATTTTTGGCGGGTGTGCAAACCCCTGTATTTTTCGGTTCCGCGATTAACAACTTCGGTATCCGCGAAATTCTGAATGCGCTGATCGACTGGGCGCAACCGCCGGGCGCCCGCGATGCCACCATTCGCACCGTGGCACCGACTGAAAAACCGTTTTCCGGCTTCGTGTTCAAGATTCAGGCCAATATGGACCCGGCCCATCGTGACCGTATTGCGTTCCTGCGGGTCTGCTCTGGTCACTTTGAGCGCGGCATGAAAATCAAACATTTACGCCTGAATCGTGAAATCAAAGTATCCAACGTCGTAACGTTCATGGCGTCCAGCCGCGAGCAAGTCGAGGAAGCCTACGCCGGTGACATTATCGGCCTGCCTAACCACGGCAATATGCAAATCGGCGATAGTTTCTCAGAAGGCGAACTGCTGCAATTCACGGGAATTCCTTACTTTGCACCGGACTTTTTCCGCTCGGTGCGGATTCGTAACCCGCTCAAAATCAAGCAGCTTCACAAAGGCTTGCAACAGTTGGGCGAAGAAGGTGCGATTCAGGTATTTAAGCCAGTGTCGAGCAGCGATTTAGTACTCGGCGGTGTTGGCGTATTGCAATTTGAAGTCGTCGCCAGCCGCTTAATGAACGAATACGGCGTGGATGCAGTATTTGAAGGCACAAGTATCAGCAGCGCCCGCTGGATTAGCTGCGACGATAAAAAGATGCTGGCAGATTTTGAAAGATCATCCGCCGGTAATTACCTTGCGCATGATGCTGCTGGCAATCTGGCCTATCTCGCAAGCTCTGGCGTTAACCTTCGTTTGGCGCAAGAGCGCTGGCCGTTAGTCACGTTCCATGAAACCCGCGAACATGCGGTTAAATTGTCCTAAGCAAGGGATAAGCAAAGCACGTTTATAAACACAACGTGCAGACTAAAAAAAAACGGTCCATCGGACCGTTTTTTTATTTGTCTTACAAGATGCTGATAACGCATCCTGTAAGACTTTCACCTACTTGTGCTGACAAAACTACGATCAGCCTTTGTACTTTGCATGACCGTCAACAGCCGCCAGTTTGGCATCCTGAAGGTCCAGTTCCTGCTCTGGATCGACCTTGCCATCCAGTTGCGCATGCAAACGTGCTTCATCCAGATCGCCCGACCATTTAGCGACCACAATCGTGGCAACGCCATTACCAACTGTATTAGTCAGCGCCCGTGCTTCGGACATGAAACGGTCGATTCCCAGAATCAGCGCCAAACCAGCAACCGGTACGTGACCGACTGCGGACAACGTCGCCGCCAGCACGATAAAGCCGCTGCCGGTTACGCCTGCTGCACCTTTTGAGGTCAGCAACAACACTAGCAATAACGTAACTTGATGCCAGATCGTCAGTGGCGTATCAGTCGCTTGCGCAATAAATATTGCTGCCATCGTCAGATAAATCGACGTGCCATCGAGATTGAACGAGTAGCCTGTTGGAATGACCAAACCGACCACTGATTGTTTTGCGCCCAGATTTTCCATCTTGGCCATCAAACGCGGCAATACCGACTCTGATGAAGATGTCCCCAGTACGATCAGCAACTCTTCACGGATGTACTTAACAAACTTGAAGATACTGAAACCGTGCAGACGGGTAACGATGCCGAGTACCACGAAAACGAACAGCAAACAGGTTGCATAAAACAGACCCATCAGCTTGCCCAGCGACAACAACGAACCAATGCCGTATTTACCGATAGTGAATGCCATCGCGCCAAACGCGCCGATTGGTGCGACCTTCATGATCAAACCAACGATGCCGAACAAGACGTGTGAAAACTTTTCGATGAAATCAAACACCAGCGTGCCGCGTCCACCGAAGCGATGTAGCGCAAAACCAAATAGTATTGAAATCAACAGGACTTGCAGGATGTTGCCTTGGGCAAACGCATCCACAAAACTGTTAGGAATAATATGGAATAGGAAGTCAGTAGTAGATTCCATTTTGCCCGGCGCAGTATAGGCGGCGAGGCTTTTGGTATCCAACGCGGTGACATCGATGTGCATGCCAGCGCCCGGCTGGAAAATATTGATCATGATCAAACCAATAATCAACGCGACCGTACTCATGACTTCAAAGTACAACAACGCCAGTCCACCGGTCTTACCGACCTTCTTCATGTCTTCCATACCGGCAATACCAATTACCACGGTACAGAAAATAACCGGTGCGATGATCATCTTGATCAGCTTGATGAAACCATCCCCCAACGGTTTCATCGCAGCGCCGGTTTCCGGATAGAAGTGACCAAGCAAAACGCCAATAATGATGGCGGTGATCACCTGAGCATACAGCGATTTATACAGCGGCTTTTTTGCCATTTTATCTCTCCATTTACACGTATTGTGCTTAGAATTTTTGCGCTGCCGTGTCAACCCTGAACCTTCTCACCACTGGTTGTCGGTTCACTTTACGACAGCATTTCTTACCTAAGTTATTTTTCAAGACCTGCTGGACGCGCCACCAAATTTCGAAAAGTTTGCAACTTTAGCTGGAACAGACAATATCATTCAAGCTATTTCACTGGATATGTGGAAATCACGTAGGCGTTAGATAAAGACAAGAATAAACCCAGAAAAGCAGATTTGATGCGATTTACCGAGATAAAAAAATAGCGGCTATATAGCCGCTATTATCAAAATTGCCCTAGAAATTAATGCTAATTACGCATAATTACACATAAATAACGCCATTTCTGTTGTTGATGGTAGTGATTACAAAGGACTTGCCGGATATACCTTTACCAACACGATGCGCGGTCCATTCATCTTTTTAACCACAATATCAAAACCGTCGAACGCCACCTTTTGGCCCTCCTGCGGCAAATTGCCCAGCTTGGCCATAATCAGGCCGCCGACAGAATCGACATCTTCAAGTTCTTCAATATCGCCACCCAAAATGCGCTCAAGCGAAAAAATCGGCAGGCTGCCCTTGCCCAACAATGTGCCATCTTCAAGACGGGTCCAATCGTTATCATTGAGACGAAATTCGTCGCGAATTTCACCGACCAACGCACCCAATAGGTTGTCGAGCGTAATAAAACCGCGTGGAACCAAACCCTTTTTACCAATAATTGCAAAGTGCGGCGCACCGCTGCGTACCAGACGAAATAACGCCAACGCAGACATGCGTGAGGAAATATATTGCACCGGGCGCAGGTAATCTTTCAGACTATCGATCGCTTTGCCTTCTTGCTGAGCAAAGAATAAATCCTTCATATGCACAACACCCAGCACCGTGACGCCATCGATATCAAAATAAGGATAACGACTGAAACGGTTGCGATAGATAATTTGCAGGTTTTCTTCCAAGCTTAAGTTAGCATGCAACGCAGCAACTTCATTGATAGGCCGCATTAAATCGGACACTTCCAGTTCGCTGAAATCCAAAGTTTGCGCCAGTACATTCCATTCATCCGGGGTAAATTTATCGCCCGAGCGGCTACTGCGTAAAATCAGTTTCAATTCATCCGCAGTGTATTGGGTATCGTGGCCCTGCCCGTGACCCAGACCGACAATTCTGAGCAACCAGTTAGCGCTTGCATTCAACAGCCAGATTGCCGGATACATCATCCAGTAAAAGCCATACAGCGGCAATGCGCTCCACATACCGATAACTTCGGGGTTGCGAATCGCCATCGTCTTGGGGGCGAGTTCACCCACAACGATGTGCAAAAAGGAGATGACGAAAAAAGCGAAGAAAAAAGAGATGCCGTGGATCAGCTCGACCGAAGTAATCCCAATCCAGCCGAATACGGGTTCCAATAGTCCGGCAAAAGCGGGTTCGCCGATCCAACCCAGACCAAGTGAAGCTAATGTAATACCCAGCTGACAGGCCGATAAATAGGCGTCTAGCTGGCGATGCACAACGGCAAGAATCCGTCCGCGAGTGCCATGGGTTTTGACAATCGCGCGAATCCGCGTTTGACGTAATTTAACTAAACTGAATTCGGCGGCAACAAAAAAGCCATTGAGCGCAACCAAAAATAGCGCAGCAATGACCAGTAACAGGTTATTCAATGCATCTCTTCCCTAATATATCGGATCATTAGTATAGGCGAACGGGGTAATAAAGGGCCGCCTAAATACTTAACTGTCAGCGTAGCCTACTTGCGGGAGGCATGATAAGGGGGAGGAATATCGTCTGCCCAGTCCTGTTTGCAACGTTTTGGGCTTTTCAAATAATGCTTATTTAGCATTATCGGCGGTTTGAGACCGCTTGAGGATGCGTGCGAAGAGAGTAAATAGTGGTCGTAACTAACACCCTATTTACCCTCCCCCGCATTATTTAAAACAATACCGCTAACCGCTAGACCACACGCGGATAACGCAGGTCAATTACAACATCGTCGCCAGAGCACATTCCCGATAATGCTCGGAAGCCTGCTCAGTATGTTCCAATCCTTCATGCAACTGCGCCAATTTTAAGTGCGCCTCGCGGATGGTGCGCGCCTCGGTCGCATCTAGCAACGCCTGCTGCAAATGACGCTGTGCCTTGCCCCACAACTTCTGCTTCAGGCAAAAGGCGCCAAGGGTTAGCGCTAACTCCGCTTCTTGCGGTTCCTTGGCTAACCAAGCTTCGCAGCGCTCGATCTGAGTGCGCAAGGCCGGCGTGCCTTCATCGGCGGCAGAGTCACGATAAACCCGCATCAGGCGCACATCCCATTCGACAGCAAGAGACTTCTCGACCATGTTGCGCGCTTCATCCTGCAAGTCATGCCGATTAAATGCGCGTGCAGCGCGAATAACGATAGAGGGCTTAACCCGTTCGTCCGCCGGAACCGACTGCCACAGCCGCTGAAGTGATTCTGCGTCGTGCGATGCATCGGATAACAAAGCATCATAAGCCATCTCGCGCAGCCGGTTGGACAGAACCGCATTTAATGCGCCGTGCTTATCCAATGTTTTAATCAAGCGCAGCACTTCAGGCCAATTCTTGGCTTGCTGATTGGCTTTGAGGGCCAGACGTAACGCTTGAATATGACGGATGCCGCTGGCGTTCAATGCGCTGACCGCCGCGAGAGCCGCTTGCGGTTTATGTTCGTCGACCAGCAAATCCAACGCCGTCATCAGACGCGCCGTTTTCATCGCTTCCTTGTCTTCAATGCTCGAAAGCCAGATATCACGGCGATCAGACTGCCCCATCCGATGCGCGGCACGGGCGGCAATCAATGCGGCTACGCCGAGGTTTTCATTTAACTCAGCCGCGCGCGTGGCGGCCTTTTCGGCTTGCCCAAAACGTCCTTCAAACAACGATTTAAGCGAATCACGCAGGGCTTTATTAGATTTTTCTTCGCGTTTTTGACGACGATAAGAAATCACTTTCCCCGGCAATTTCTGGGTAGTCCGAATCGCCCTGATCAAGATATATAAAGCAATGAAAAATATGCCGGTCAACAGAATGAAGAAATTCAGTGACAGATCGATCCGATACGGTGGGTAAAACAACACCACATTGCCCGCGTTATAGCGTGCGAGAACTGCCAGACCGATGGCGGTAGCAAACAGGGCAATAAGCCAAAGAAAAAATCGCATAAGCCTATCGCTTGTTTTTGTAGGTACGGATCGCAGCCAGACTGTCTAGCGCTGGCATATTGATCGACAGATTATTCCCTTGCACTTGCTTTAACAACGCCTGTGCGGTCTGCGTCTGCTTGGCACGCGTATCAAAATATTTGACGATAGTCTCTTGCGCCGCGATCAGATCGCTGCGAAATGCCGATTCATTATGCGACAGCAAACCCAGGCGCGCATTCAGCAAGCGCAGTTTCAAATTCTCACGCGCATAGTAAGCCTGCGTCGGTGACAACAATAATGCGTCAGGTGTATTAACCGTCCGTACCCGTATCAACTGGCTGATTTCAGTCCACATTTCAGCGGTCCAGCGGGTCCAGATATCTTTTACGAAACCGCCCCAGTCAGTGGTCGTACGGCCATTGACGCTGGTGGTGTGATCAGGATTGGAAACCATCGGAGGATTAGCCGACTTGCCAGCGCCAGCTTTAACTGTTTTCGTCGCCACCGGGGTAGCCGGCTTCACAACCGGCTGGCTAGGCAATGCCACCGCTACCGGCTGTGCATCAGACAACAATGGCATGCTATCAATTTGACTGATCAGGCTATCGAGACGCACGGCAATGCCGGTGGTATCCAGCGTCGGAAGCGCTTTAAGGCGATCAATATCGTGTGCAATCGCGCTGCGAATGACGACAAATTGCGGTTTATCGGATCGCGCCAGATTTTTATCCGCGTTTTCCAACGCAATCAACGCACCCGAGACATTGCCAGCCAATTGCAGTTGCTGACTTGCTGTCGACAAAACATCCTCAACTTCTGACAGAGCCCAGTCATCGCCATTTTTAGACAAATCCTGATACAACTGCGCCAACGCGAGTTGCTGACTTTGCGATTCGACTTGCTTATTTTCTAATACGGCGATCTTGGCTTGCAAATCTTTGGTGCCGTCCTGCACCGATTTCACGACAGCTTTAGTATCGTTATTAGTGCTGTCCCCGACTTGCAGGCGACGCGCCATTTCGGTGCGCAACTTAACGTTGTCGTTATGCGAACTCCACCATAGCGCCACCAGCAAGCCTGCAACGATCAATATCAGCACATACACTGTGCGTAACTGTTTGCCAGCGCTTTTGTCGCTATTTAGCGCATATGGCTGCAGCACGGGAGAGTGCGGCGGTGCCGAAGTGACTGTAGGACCAGCGGACTGGTGCGATTCTGGAGTGGATTGCGGTTCATTCATAGCGGGAATTGTAACGCGTCGAGTAGTCGTTCGTCCCCTGAGCCTGTCAGGGTTATTGCAGTAAACCCCAGCGCGCGTGCTGTATCGGCGATACGCGCATGCGGAACGAAGAGATTTTTCCGTTGTATTTTTGCAACACTATCAGCATTGCCCGGCATATTTTCTAACGCTTGCACCATCTGCATCAGGATCCTTAAAGCTTCTGAACTGGTGACTATCCAGTCATTTTCGTGCGTCAGTAAGTGCTGTAATTGACTAATAAGCGCCGTCGTCATCAATGGTGCACGGCGTTGATACGCGGATAACGATACCACTTCGACACCCGCTGCCCGCAGACTATCGGCCAGCAGTTCTCGCCCGCTTTCACCACGGACCAGTAACACGCGCTGACCACTAAGCTGCGGCAGGTCCAGCGCTTGCAACAAGCCTTCCGAATCAGTCTTGGTCGCATCGGGAGGACTAAAAATAGTCGCATTTTGTGCCGTCACGCCGTGTCGCCCCAAGGCTAAACGACTGCCCTCACCAACGATGCCAATTGCCACGCTTTGCGGCCATTGCAAAATGTATTGAAAGGCAGCATCAATCGCATTCGGGCTGACAAACACCACCAAGGCATAATCCTCTAACCGGGCCAGCGTTGCTTGCAAAATCTGTAATGCAGCCGACTCGGTTAGCTGAAAAATTTCCAGCAAGGGGAAAATAACCGGCTCTCCCCCTAGTGCAGAGATCTGTTGCGCCAGCGTCACCGCTTGCGCTTGCGGCCGGGTAATCACTATCGGTCGCAGCTTACTCATACTGATCTCCCTCCTAATTCAGTGTTGGATACAGTGTTGAATACATCGGCGATATTTTGAGATGAGCGTACCCTAGTTATTAAGCGTCTTTACAGGCTAAAAGAATAGCAGCCGCATCTTGTCGCTCCAGTGCTTCTGCGATCTTTTGGCCCAACGCTTCCGGCGCATTCGCCGCACCGCTAAGGTCAGCGGTAACAGTACGCAAACCATCCGGCGTACCGATCATTGCACGCAAGCGCATCGATGGGCCATCAATCGTCGCAAACGCCGCCAACGGAATTTGACAACTGCCACCAAATATTCGCGACAGCGTGCGCTCGGCAGTCACAGCCTGCTCAGTCGGTACGTGATTAAGCGGGGCCAGCACTTGTAACAAATCCTCGCGTCCGCCACAAATTTCAATCGCCATCGCGCCTTGGCCTGGCGCCGGTAAACTTTGCTCGGGTTCAATCAACGCCTTGATCCGCTCAGACAGACCAAGCCGCTTCAAACCAGCCGCTGCGAGAATAATCGCCGCATATTCGCCTTTATCTAGCTTGCCCAGCCGGGTATCCAGATTGCCACGCAATGGCTTGATCACTAGTTGCGGAAAACGCGCCGCAATCAACGCCTGCCGCCGCAAACTGCTAGTGCCGACAATCGCGCCCGCAGGCAGCGCAGCAAGTGAATCATAATCGTTAGAGACGAACGCATCACGCGGATCTTCACGCTCCAGGACTGCGGCCAGCACAAACCCTTCCGGCAACGCCATCGGCATATCTTTCAGCGAATGGACCGCCAGATCGGCACGACCTTCAGCCATCGCCACCTCCAACTCCTTCACGAACAGACCTTTGCCGCCCACTTTAGACAAGGTACGGTCAAGAATTTGATCCCCCCTTGTCGTCATACCAAGAATTTCTATGACGCACTGAGGATATAATTCGGCTAGTCTGTCGCGCACGTTTTCTGCTTGCCACATGGCTAATCGGCTTTCACGCGATGCAATTACTAACTTGGAGGGAGGGGACATTTTCAGCACAAGCTCTTTCAAATTTTATCTACGCGGCCCAAATCTTGCTAGGTCTGCGTAGTCAGCATGTTCGGTTCAGGCCAAATTCTAGCATGCGTCCCTGGTTATATTTGATTCAAAACACGGCTGATATGGGCATGTTCTTGATATATTGCCCATGACGTTGTTGATTTATTGGCTATTCAGGTTGATATTAAGTCGGTACTAAGTTGGTAGACGTTAGTAAGTAGGTTGTCATCCGGGTTGACAAAAGACCGTCAGCCAACCTTCATCTTTTACGCAGAAAAGCAGATCGCCACGTTTCTCATGTCAAAACCTCTCATCGCAAAACAAACACCTCCCGCACCCCGCATCAAGAATTCCCTCCCTAATAAAGACGCACCATTAAAAGAAGATATCCGCTTGCTGGGCCGTCTTTTGGGTGATGTCTTGCGCGATCAAGAAGGCGACGCCGTCTTTGAAGTCGTGGAAACCATCCGCCAGACCGCCGTCCGCTTTCGCCGCGAATCGGATCAGCAAGCCGGAGCTGAACTCGACAAGTTATTGAAAAAGCTCACCCGCGATCAGACTAATTCAGTGGTTCGGGCCTTTTCGTATTTCTCGCATCTGGCGAATATCGCCGAAGATCAGCACCACAATCGCCGTCGCCGCGCCCATTTGCTGGCGGGTTCCAGCGCCCAACCGGGCAGCGTTGCCCACGCGCTGACCAAACTTGACGATGCCGGCGTTTCTGGCGCTACGGTGCGTAACTTCTTGAAAGATGCGCTTATTTCACCGGTATTGACCGCACATCCGACCGAAGTACAACGTAAAAGTATTCTGGATGCGGAACGTGAAATTGCGCGCCTGCTGGCCGAGCGCGATCAACCGCATACGCCGAAAGAGCTGCGCGATAACAGCGAACTGTTACGAGGTCGGATTGCGACGTTATGGCAAACCCGGATGCTGCGTTACTCCAAATTGACCGTAGCGGACGAAATCGAAAACGCGCTGTCCTATCATAGGATTACTTTTCTGCGCGAATTGCCAGCGCTGTATGACGAAATCGAAGCTGAAATCGCGACACAGTTCCCAACCCGCGCACGGCAGACCGGGGCGATTGCACCTTTATCGCCTTTCGTTCAGATGGGTAGCTGGATCGGTGGCGACCGCGACGGCAATCCGAATGTGAACGCTGGCACGATGCAACATGCGTTGCAACGGCAATCGACGACTATTCTTGATTTTTATCTTGAGGAAGTCCATGCACTCGGCGCGGAATTATCCGTTTCCACCCTGATGGTAAGCGTTAATGCCGAGCTGGAAGCGCTGGCGAAGTCTTCGCCGGACACCTCAGAACATCGCTCGGACGAGCCGTATCGCCGTGCTCTGATCGGCATTTATGCCCGCCTTGCCGCGACCGCCCGCGATCTGGGCGCAACCAACATCCTGCGCCATGAAGTCGGTCCCGCTGCGCACTACGCCACGGTAGCTGAATTTACGCAAGAGCTGCAAATCATCGAAGATTCGTTGATCGCCAACCATGGCGCGGCATTGGTTAAGCCCCGCTTATCCACGTTGAAGCGCGCCAGTCAGATTTTTGGCTTCCATTTGGCCTCGCTCGATATGCGTCAAAGCTCGGACGTGCATGAGCGCGTGCTGACTGAATTGTTGGCGAATGCCGATGTCGAGCCCAACTACAAACAACTAGGCGAAGAACAAAAAATCGCCCTGCTATTAGCCGAATTGCACAACCCGCGTCCGCTGTACTCGCCTTATAGCAGCTATTCGGATGAGACCAATTCTGAACTCGGCGTTCTGCGCATGGCACGCGAAATTCGCCAACGCTACGGCGCACGGGCGATTCGCAACTATATTATTTCGCACACCGAAACCGTCTCCGATCTGCTAGAAGTCATGCTGTTGCAGCAGGAAACCGGCTTATTGCATCAACTTGACCCAGCGCACACTAGCGCTAAAGCCGTCACCAATAGCGAACTTGAGTTGATGGTCATTCCGCTGTTTGAAACCATCCCCGACCTGCGCGCAGCCGCAGCGATCATGCAGCAATGGATGGCATTGCCGCCAGTTGCGCGACTGATTGTGGAGCAAGGCCGCCTGCAAGAAGTCATGCTGGGATATTCCGACTCAAATAAAGATGGCGGTTTCCTGACCTCAAACTGGGAGCTTTATAAAGCTGAGATCGAACTGGTCCGCGTATTTAATACCGCTGGTGTGAAACTGCGCTTGTTCCATGGCCGGGGCGGCACAGTTGGTCGCGGCGGCGGCCCAAGCTATCAAGCCATTCTGGCGCAGCCACCGGGCACAGTAAACGGTCAGATTCGACTGACCGAACAG carries:
- a CDS encoding hemolysin family protein — translated: MNNLLLVIAALFLVALNGFFVAAEFSLVKLRQTRIRAIVKTHGTRGRILAVVHRQLDAYLSACQLGITLASLGLGWIGEPAFAGLLEPVFGWIGITSVELIHGISFFFAFFVISFLHIVVGELAPKTMAIRNPEVIGMWSALPLYGFYWMMYPAIWLLNASANWLLRIVGLGHGQGHDTQYTADELKLILRSSRSGDKFTPDEWNVLAQTLDFSELEVSDLMRPINEVAALHANLSLEENLQIIYRNRFSRYPYFDIDGVTVLGVVHMKDLFFAQQEGKAIDSLKDYLRPVQYISSRMSALALFRLVRSGAPHFAIIGKKGLVPRGFITLDNLLGALVGEIRDEFRLNDNDWTRLEDGTLLGKGSLPIFSLERILGGDIEELEDVDSVGGLIMAKLGNLPQEGQKVAFDGFDIVVKKMNGPRIVLVKVYPASPL
- a CDS encoding heme biosynthesis protein HemY yields the protein MRFFLWLIALFATAIGLAVLARYNAGNVVLFYPPYRIDLSLNFFILLTGIFFIALYILIRAIRTTQKLPGKVISYRRQKREEKSNKALRDSLKSLFEGRFGQAEKAATRAAELNENLGVAALIAARAAHRMGQSDRRDIWLSSIEDKEAMKTARLMTALDLLVDEHKPQAALAAVSALNASGIRHIQALRLALKANQQAKNWPEVLRLIKTLDKHGALNAVLSNRLREMAYDALLSDASHDAESLQRLWQSVPADERVKPSIVIRAARAFNRHDLQDEARNMVEKSLAVEWDVRLMRVYRDSAADEGTPALRTQIERCEAWLAKEPQEAELALTLGAFCLKQKLWGKAQRHLQQALLDATEARTIREAHLKLAQLHEGLEHTEQASEHYRECALATML
- a CDS encoding uroporphyrinogen-III C-methyltransferase gives rise to the protein MNEPQSTPESHQSAGPTVTSAPPHSPVLQPYALNSDKSAGKQLRTVYVLILIVAGLLVALWWSSHNDNVKLRTEMARRLQVGDSTNNDTKAVVKSVQDGTKDLQAKIAVLENKQVESQSQQLALAQLYQDLSKNGDDWALSEVEDVLSTASQQLQLAGNVSGALIALENADKNLARSDKPQFVVIRSAIAHDIDRLKALPTLDTTGIAVRLDSLISQIDSMPLLSDAQPVAVALPSQPVVKPATPVATKTVKAGAGKSANPPMVSNPDHTTSVNGRTTTDWGGFVKDIWTRWTAEMWTEISQLIRVRTVNTPDALLLSPTQAYYARENLKLRLLNARLGLLSHNESAFRSDLIAAQETIVKYFDTRAKQTQTAQALLKQVQGNNLSINMPALDSLAAIRTYKNKR
- a CDS encoding uroporphyrinogen-III synthase, with product MSKLRPIVITRPQAQAVTLAQQISALGGEPVIFPLLEIFQLTESAALQILQATLARLEDYALVVFVSPNAIDAAFQYILQWPQSVAIGIVGEGSRLALGRHGVTAQNATIFSPPDATKTDSEGLLQALDLPQLSGQRVLLVRGESGRELLADSLRAAGVEVVSLSAYQRRAPLMTTALISQLQHLLTHENDWIVTSSEALRILMQMVQALENMPGNADSVAKIQRKNLFVPHARIADTARALGFTAITLTGSGDERLLDALQFPL
- the hemC gene encoding hydroxymethylbilane synthase, yielding MSPPSKLVIASRESRLAMWQAENVRDRLAELYPQCVIEILGMTTRGDQILDRTLSKVGGKGLFVKELEVAMAEGRADLAVHSLKDMPMALPEGFVLAAVLEREDPRDAFVSNDYDSLAALPAGAIVGTSSLRRQALIAARFPQLVIKPLRGNLDTRLGKLDKGEYAAIILAAAGLKRLGLSERIKALIEPEQSLPAPGQGAMAIEICGGREDLLQVLAPLNHVPTEQAVTAERTLSRIFGGSCQIPLAAFATIDGPSMRLRAMIGTPDGLRTVTADLSGAANAPEALGQKIAEALERQDAAAILLACKDA